The Pseudomonadota bacterium DNA segment CGGTCCACCAGCCACTGCGGCCGATCCAGAGCGACCAGACGCCCCCGTTCCAGAAAAGCAACCCGATCGGCTAAAAACTCCGCTTCTTCGATATAATGCGTGGTCAGAAAAACGGTGACCCCATCTTGCCGCACCCTTTTGATCAGGGCCCAGAGCTGGCGCCGAATACCCGGATCCAGACCGACCGTGGGTTCGTCAAGAAAAAGAATCGCGGGTTCATGGAGCAGGGCCCGGGCCATCATCAGACGCCGTTTCAGCCCCCCGGAAAGCTCCCGCACCAGGGTATCACGCCGCTCGGACAAAGCGAAATAATCTAGCAGCTCGTCGATGCGCCGCCGTTTTTCCCGGCCCAGACCGAACATGCGCCGGTGAATTTCCAGGTTTTCAAAAACCGTCAGTTCCTGGTCGAGATTGCTGCTCTGAGGTACGATGCCGACCTGCTGCCTGGCGGCCAGGCTCTCATGGACAACGGAAAAACCATTGAGCCAGGCCTCGCCGCCACTCGCCCGGCTGAGACCGGCGAGAATCCGAATCGTCGTGGTCTTGCCGGAACCGTTGGGACCCAGATAAGCAAAGATCTCCCCGCGCAACACCTCCAGGGAAACTCCGGCCACGGCCTGGAGGCGGCCAAAGTTCTTGACCAGATCCACGATTCTGATAACTACGTCCGCCATCTGCGCACAAATTTAAAAGGTTGAGTTCCGTACCTTACAGATTATTTTCTGGTTTTTTTCAACATTTTTAACGACAACAAAAACCAGAAAATGTTCTGATCAGAGCACTTATTGGTGACCAACTGAAATACCTTCAGGTACGGGCCGTGAAGGCCATTTGGGTTGCGGGATTATTCCCGCATTAGTACCTTACAGGTTATTTTCTTGTTTTTTTCAACAATTTTTTCAACCATAAAAACAAGAAAATGTTCTGATAAGAGTACTTATTTGCGGGCCGTGAAGGCCCCCATTTGGGGTTGCGGGATTATTCCCGCATCAGGTTTAGTTTACCGGGAAGTGACCGCTCGGGTTACTTCACAAAAGCATCAGAGGTTTCATGCCGCCGGCTTTGGCCCGCGGTTCCCGAAGTTCTGCTGCCTAAGGTTTCAGCCTTTGAGTTCAACCACGGTGATCGCGGCCCCACCGGCGGCGGCCTCAGGATGAAAGCATTTTCCGACCCAGGGCAAACCGAGCAGAATTTCCCACACCCCCTGTCGTAAACGACCGGTGCCATGCCCGTGAATGATCTCAACCTGCGTTTCTCCGGCAAGTACCGCCTGATCAATGAAAGAGGGCAGCAACTCGGCCGCCTCCTCGACCCGCTTGCCGACCAGATTTAAAACCCGGCCGACCCCGGCCGCGCCCAGACGAGCTTTTCCGGGCTGATCCTCCGCCAAGTCCCCGGCGGCCCGACTGATTTTGACTGCAGTCACGGGAGCCGGTCCGGGTAGATGACGCAGAATCCGCTCCGGACTCAAGGTTACGCGCAGATTGCCTTCCAGCAGAACGGTAATTCGTTGCCCGGACTTTTCCAGCGCCAGCACCTGCGCCGGCTTGACCTGGCCGGCGACCATCACCCGAGCACCAACACCAAGCTTTGACCAGTCAATTTCTGCCCGCTCGCGCTCGACTGCAGGCAGCAGTTGTTCCACCTCAGCGCGCGTCTGATTAAAAGCGCCGCGCCAGCGGCCGAGACTGATTTCCGGCGGCGGGGCGACGACGGCTGCGCTCGAGAGCTTTTGCCGGGCCGTTTCATAATCAATTTTGGCGGCCTCAAGTTCGGCCAGGCGAACCTTGAATTTCTGCCGCGCTTCCCTGACCAGGGCCGCGACCTGCTCGCGGGCCTGGTTTGCGATTTTTTCCTTTTCCGCTTCAAGCTCCGCCGCCAGACGGGCCTGGCGCTGACCGGCAATCCGGGCCTGTTGTTTAAGCGCCAGCAGTTCCTTCTCATGGCGTTCGCTGTGGGCGAGACGTTTCTCCAGACGCGCGGCCAGCGTCGCGGTCCGGCTTTCACTTTCGCCGACCAGCTCCCGGGCCCGTTCAATCAACCCTGGCGAAAAACCGAGATTGCGAGCGATCAGCAAAGCATTACTTAAACCCGGCACCCCGTACTGAAGATGATAGAGAGGCTTCATGGTCGCCGGATCAAAAGCCACGGCCACGCTGCTTACCCCTTCTTCCTCATAGGCATATGATTTGACATCATTGTAATGAGTCGTCACCATAAAGGTCGTGCGCCGGCTTTTAAGTTCATGTAAAATCGCCTGGGCCAGAGCCGCTCCCTCCTTGGGATCGGTGCCGACCCCAAGCTCATCCAGCAGCACCAGGGAATCGGCATCGGCCTTTTCGAGAATAGCCTTGACCGCGAGCAAATGACCGGAAAAGGTGCTGAGCGAAGCCGACAGATCCTGGCCATCGCCGATGGCGGCCAGCACCTGGGAAAACAGCGGCACGCGGCTATCTGCCGCCACCGGCAGCAGCAAACCACAGCGCGCCATCAGAATGATCAGACCGGCGGTTTTCAGGGTTACGGTCTTGCCGCCGGTATTGGCCCCGGAAATAACCAGTCCGTAGCGGGTCGCCGGGAAATCGATGTCGACCGGCACCACCCTCGCGGCCGGCAAGGTGGCCGCGAGCAAGGGATGACGGGCCTGGCGCAGGGAAAAACCGGCACCACGCGTGGCCGTCAGCTCCGGCGCCTCCGCCCTGATTCGGGCTCCGAAAAGGGCCTTGGCCTGCAGTTGATCCAGCGCGAAAATCTTTTCCAGGGTAAGCCGAACGGCCGGCGCCGCCTGACGCAGGCGATCGGCGATTCGGCGCAGAATGTTAAGCTCCTCCTGTTTTTCATCCTGCAACAGCAAGGCCAGGTGGTTGTTCAGGGAAACACTTTCTAGAGGTTCGACAAAAAAGGTCTGCCGCGAGCGGGAATGATCGTGAATGATGCCGGGAATGGCGCCGCGAAAATTAGTCCGCAAGGGCAGGACATAACGCTGATTGCGGATCGTTACCAGGTGATCCTGAATATAAGACTGCAGCTCCGGATCGCCGAGAACCGCATGCAAGCGGGAATCGATCTGTTGCCGCGTGGAGGCGATGCGCCGGCGAATTTCCTCCAGTTCCAGACTGGCGCCGTCGAGAATCTCCTCGTCCCCCCCGATGCAACTCTCAAGCAGACGCGATAACGGAGCAAAAGATTCAATTCCGTCGAAGGCCTCGGCTAGTGGTTGAAAGAGCCCGGCAACGCGCTCACTGACCTGCTGCCGATACGCGCCCACCCTTTCCAAACCGGCGAAGGTGGCCGCCACCACCAGCAGTTCGCGGGGCGACAACCAGCTCTCGGGAAAACGAATTTTCTCTAAAAAAGGATAAAGATCAGCTATCCCGCTCAGTGGCGCCGGTCCGCATTCGCGCACCAGAACCATGCAGGCGGCGGTTTCCTTGAGGCTTACGCGCAACCCGGCCAACGCCTCCGGTGAAGCCGGATGCAGAGCCAGCAAGGCTTGGCGCCCGGGAAGGGTCAGGGCGTGCTCGGCCACCAGGGCCAGAACCTTATCGAGTTCAAGAATCCGTGCGGCCGAATTTTCCAGGGCCGACCATGAACCAGCCCGCGACATCAAACCAGGAAGCGCCCAACCAGCTGATTGACCGCCTTGCCGTCCGCCCGGCCCGCAATTTTCGGCATCAACAGTTTCATGACCTGGCCCATCTCCTTCTTGCTTTCGGCACCGGCCTCGGCAATGGCCTCCTTGACCATCATCTCCAATTCGTCCGGACTCAGAGCCTGAGGCAGATAAACCTGTAGATATTCGATCTCGCTGCGCTCCTTGGCCGCCAGATCCTCCCGGCCGCCCCGGGCAAACTGCTCAGCCGAGTCCTGACGCTGTTTGACCATCCGCGTGAGCACCTGCAGCACATCCTGATCCTCCAGTTCACGCAGACATTCAATGCGCCGGTTCTTTGCCTCCGCCAGCAACATCCGCAACGCCCCAAGACGAATTTTCTCCTGCTTTTTCATAGCCTCCTTGACGTCGGCCGCAATCCGTTCCAATAAACTCAT contains these protein-coding regions:
- a CDS encoding ATP-binding cassette domain-containing protein — translated: MADVVIRIVDLVKNFGRLQAVAGVSLEVLRGEIFAYLGPNGSGKTTTIRILAGLSRASGGEAWLNGFSVVHESLAARQQVGIVPQSSNLDQELTVFENLEIHRRMFGLGREKRRRIDELLDYFALSERRDTLVRELSGGLKRRLMMARALLHEPAILFLDEPTVGLDPGIRRQLWALIKRVRQDGVTVFLTTHYIEEAEFLADRVAFLERGRLVALDRPQWLVDRVGAWSLDRVGEGRLESFYFPSREAATAAAAALTTPCNLRRVNLEDAFLQMTGKKINAE
- a CDS encoding GatB/YqeY domain-containing protein, which gives rise to MSLLERIAADVKEAMKKQEKIRLGALRMLLAEAKNRRIECLRELEDQDVLQVLTRMVKQRQDSAEQFARGGREDLAAKERSEIEYLQVYLPQALSPDELEMMVKEAIAEAGAESKKEMGQVMKLLMPKIAGRADGKAVNQLVGRFLV